The DNA segment GCTGGGGGCGCCCCGCGAGCAGCTGCTGTTCCGTGAGCGGACCTCACCCGACCAGCAGGTCAGACGGCTGAGCGAGCTGTACCGCCAGCAGGTGACGGGCATGCCGGTGACGGTCGTCCTCGACGACGCCGCGGACCCGCAGCAGGTCCGCACCCTGCTGCCGGAGCGTTCCGACAGCCTGGTCCTGGTGACCTCCCGCGCGCCGCTCGGCCTGCCCGACGACCTGCCGGCCCGGGTGCACCAGATGCCGGTGGAGGCACTGGACGCTGCGGGCTCGGAGGAGCTGCTGTCGTCCGCCGCCCAGGAGTCCTTCGAACCGTACGACGCCGAGTCGGCCGGCCTCGTCCGGGAGCTGTGCGGCGGGCTGCCGCTGGCGCTGCGGATCGCTGGTTCGTCGCTGGGCGCGCGCTCGCCGCGTGCGCTCGCCGCGGACCTGAGCGCGTACGGCCCGGTCGACCCGGTCGAGCGTGCCCTGTGGCTGCGCTACACGGACCAGCCGGACACGCTGCGGCGGCTGCTGCGCCGGCTGGCGCTGGCGGGCCGGGTCTCGCTGGGCGCCGCCGCGGCGGCCGCGGTGCTCGGCACCGACGAGGCCGAGGCGCGGCGGCACCTGGAGGCGCTGTCCCGGACCGGTCTGATCACCCCGGTGCGGCAGGGCCGCTACCAGCTGCACGACCTCGTACGCGCCTTCGCGCTGGCTCGTCTCCTCGACGAGGAGGACCCGGCCGAGCGGACGGCTGCGCAGGAGCGGCTGATCGTGAACTACGCCGAGCTGGCCGACTCGGTGCTGCGCCTGGTCGACGGGAACATGTCAACCCGCTCCGACCGCTTCGGCTCGTACGGCTTCACGTCGCTGGACGAGGCGCTGCGCTGGCTGGACGACGAGTCGAGCTTCATCACGGCGGCGCTGCGGCACGCGGAGGGCGTGGACCAGCGGGCGGTGCTGAACCTCCTCGGCGCGCTGTGCGACTACTGCCTGCTGCGCGGCGACCTGTACCGGCTCGGGGAGATCAGCGAGCTGGCGCAGGCCGTGGACGAGGGGCTGCTGGTGCGTTCGGTGCAGTGGCGCACCGGTATCGCGGCACGTCAGCTGGGCGAGCTGGACACGGCGCGGACGACCCTGACCTCGGTGGTCGGCCTGTACCGGGAGGCGCACCACGACGCGGGCGCCGCGCGGGCGCTGACCTCGCTGGGCATCACGCTGCACCACCAGGGCAACCTGACGGAGGCGTCGGCCCGGCTGCGGGAGGCGATGGACCTGCAGTCCGCGCCCCGGCTGGCCACCGACCGGGCGTGGACGATGCACGCGCTGGCCGCGGTGGAACGCGACCGGTCCCGGCTGGCCGAGGCCCTGGACCTGCTCACCGAGTCGCTGGTGCTGCACCGGGCGGGCGAGTCCGTGCACGGCCAGGCGTGGGCGCACTTCCAGCTCGGGCAGCTGCACCTGCGGACGGGCGACGTCCCGCACGCCGAGACGGAGCTGCGCACCGCGCTCGAGCTGTACGGCCGTACCCGCGACGCCCGCGGGGAGGCGTGGGCACTGACCCAGCTGGCGCGGGCCCGGCTGGTCGCCGGGGACGCCTCACCGGCGGTGGAGGACCTGCGGCGGGCCGCCGCCCGGCACCGGGACAACGAGGACGCGCGCGGGGAGGCGTGGACGCTGTACTACCTGGGCCAGGCACTGGAGGAGACCGGGGACCTGGACCGGGCGGTGCGCGAGCTGGAGCGGTCCCGCACCATGTTCTCCCGAATGCGGGACGTGTACGGGCTGGCCTGTGCCCGGCACCACTCGGCCCGGGTGACCCGCGACCAGCGGGCCGCGCAGACCGGCTCGCTGCGCAACTCCGGCTTCGCCCGTCAGCTGCTGGTCGACGCCCGTGCGGACTTCCAGCGCATCGGGGTGGCCCACGGCGAGGCGTGGACCTGCCTGGAGCTGGCGGTCGTCGACGCGGGCAACGCCCGCACGCAGCAGGCGCTGGCCCTGTGCGACGAGGCGGCGGCACTGTTCGCGTCCTACGGGGACCGGCGCGGGGAGGACTGGGCCCGGTTCCTGCGCTGCACCCTGCTCCCGTACGCGGCCCCCGGCGGTACGGAGGTCGGTACGGCGGTGGCCCAGGAGGAGCTGACCCAGCTCGGCCGGAGCGCGCACGCCGCCCGCGACGACAAGCTGGGCGACTACGTGGACGCCTACCAGCTGCTGCTGGAGCGGGGGGCGAGCCTGGAGGCGGGCTGGCAGGCGTGGCGCCTGGGCATGGTCCCCGGCCGCCACGCGCGCGAGGTGACGGGGGTGGCCGTGGGGTCGCGGACGCGGGGCGGCCCGGTGGAGTGACGCGGACACCTCCGCGGGCCCGAGGCCCTGCCGGGCGCCGGCGCGCGGCGCGCTCCAGCACCGCACGGCCGCGTACGCGCGACGTGCGCGTCCGCCACCGGCGGTACCGCCGGTGGCTGCCGGTCGCCAGGCGCCTGCCGGGTGCGGGGCGGGCCGGTGGCGGACGACGTCCGTCGGACACCCGGAGCGGGCCGGCGGGACCCCGACCCCGGCTGCGGGACACGGTGGGCGGTACGGACGCCTCCAGGCACCGGGATACCACGACCTCACTGCCGGGCACGCGAGGCGCGCCTCGGCGGACGACGCCCCGGAGCGGGCCGGCGGGATCCCGGCCAGGGGGCCGCGTCGGCCGGTGGGGCGCGAAGTCAGGGCGGCGGGGCGGGGGCGCCCCTGCGACACGGGCCACCGTGTGACAGGGGCCCGCGGGGTGCCGCCGCCCACGCGTGCTGCCGCGTGGCCCTCCGGTACCGGAGGGCCACGCGGATCAGCCCTGCTTCTTGCCTGCCGTGTCGGCGGTCGGCTGCCCGGCCTTCCCGGGTTCTGCCGCCCGGGGCCCCGGCTCGGCGAAGTCGACCCGGTTCATGTGCCGGTTCATCGACTTCATCAGACCCCAGACCGCCAGGGCCATCACCGCGAACACGACGAAGCCGAGGACACCGGGGGAGACCTTGTCCTCGTCGAGCTCGGCGAGGGTGACCAGGTGGCTCATTGCCAGGTGTGCGCTTGCGCTCATGTCAGGCATTGTCGCGGATGCCCGCGAAGAGGTCGTCCTCGGGGAGGGAGGTATCGACGAGGGACTTCGCCAGCTCGTACTCCTCGGTGGGCCAGACCTCCTTCTGGACGCCCATCGGGATCCGGAACCAGCCGCCGTCGGGGTCGATCTGCGTGGCGTGCGCGATCAGGGCCTTGTCACGGATCTCGAAGAAGTCCGCGCACGGAACGTGCGTGGTGAGCGTGCGCTCCTTGCGCTCGAACTCCGCCCAGCCCTCGAGCCAGTCCCCGTACGGCGACTCCAGGCCGCGGTCCAGCAGCGCCTGGTGCAGCATCTCGATGCGGGGGCGGTTGAAACCCTGGTTGTAGTAGACCTTCAACGGCTGGAAGACCGGGCCGAACTCGTCCTCCGGGTACGCCCCGGTGTCCGCCGCCCCCTCGAAGGCCACCATCGTGATCTTGTGGGTCATGATGTGGTCGGGGTGCGGGTAGCCGCCGTTCTCGTCGTAGGTGGTGATCACCTGGGGACGGAACGCGCGGATCTTCCGCACCAGCTCCCCGGCCGCCGTGTCCACGTCCTGAAGGGCGAAGCAGCCCTCGGGCAGCGGGGGCAGCGGGTCGCCCTCGGGCAGACCGGAGTCGACGAAGCCGAGCCATTCCTGCTTCACCCCGAGGATCTCCCGGGCCTCGTCCATCTCCTTCCTGCGCACCTCGTGGATGTTCTCCTCGATGTACGGATCGCCCTGCAGTCTGGGGTTGAGGATGGAGCCGCGCTCCCCGCCCGTGCAGGTCACGACCAGCACGTCCACCCCCTCGGACACGTACTTCGCCATGGTGGCCGCGCCCTTGCTCGACTCGTCGTCGGGGTGGGCGTGCACGGCCATCAGTCGCAACTGATCAGTCAAGACTCATTCCTCAAGTCGGCAAGTCGTCAGGCGCCCCGCGCATCCGGCACGCGATCCACCGGCGGTCGCCCCGTGGGAGGTGTTCCCCGGGCGCCCCGGTGGGGTGGCGGTCGGGCGGTGGGCGGAAGGCTTCTATAGTGACCGAAGCCAGGGAC comes from the Streptomyces sp. KMM 9044 genome and includes:
- a CDS encoding tetratricopeptide repeat protein; the protein is MRDSHRADAERLLVRAVEEEVRRPGGRTDGKVLLSRARGAMDAMARTAAEEYEAYTRALDEAAAGQLTFGQRYAREGAGTPLLVAGVAGAAAVVADLLLGTGTGTALGAGVAVGVAGAAATVVKVVGVHVPAAHHRAGAVSQPGGPEQLRLQWLTALEVRGIRPFLDQQRMLAVSTGPRRKGPRLRGTDKSAAARGRSVLEQSFGQLPEPVGALAGRRREMAQIRQWVQAARATTGTLTTVVVLYGAPGSGRSTLAVRATHDLKDYFRGACVVDLRADSPGEAPLSTRDALLHLLNRLGAPREQLLFRERTSPDQQVRRLSELYRQQVTGMPVTVVLDDAADPQQVRTLLPERSDSLVLVTSRAPLGLPDDLPARVHQMPVEALDAAGSEELLSSAAQESFEPYDAESAGLVRELCGGLPLALRIAGSSLGARSPRALAADLSAYGPVDPVERALWLRYTDQPDTLRRLLRRLALAGRVSLGAAAAAAVLGTDEAEARRHLEALSRTGLITPVRQGRYQLHDLVRAFALARLLDEEDPAERTAAQERLIVNYAELADSVLRLVDGNMSTRSDRFGSYGFTSLDEALRWLDDESSFITAALRHAEGVDQRAVLNLLGALCDYCLLRGDLYRLGEISELAQAVDEGLLVRSVQWRTGIAARQLGELDTARTTLTSVVGLYREAHHDAGAARALTSLGITLHHQGNLTEASARLREAMDLQSAPRLATDRAWTMHALAAVERDRSRLAEALDLLTESLVLHRAGESVHGQAWAHFQLGQLHLRTGDVPHAETELRTALELYGRTRDARGEAWALTQLARARLVAGDASPAVEDLRRAAARHRDNEDARGEAWTLYYLGQALEETGDLDRAVRELERSRTMFSRMRDVYGLACARHHSARVTRDQRAAQTGSLRNSGFARQLLVDARADFQRIGVAHGEAWTCLELAVVDAGNARTQQALALCDEAAALFASYGDRRGEDWARFLRCTLLPYAAPGGTEVGTAVAQEELTQLGRSAHAARDDKLGDYVDAYQLLLERGASLEAGWQAWRLGMVPGRHAREVTGVAVGSRTRGGPVE
- the mca gene encoding mycothiol conjugate amidase Mca produces the protein MTDQLRLMAVHAHPDDESSKGAATMAKYVSEGVDVLVVTCTGGERGSILNPRLQGDPYIEENIHEVRRKEMDEAREILGVKQEWLGFVDSGLPEGDPLPPLPEGCFALQDVDTAAGELVRKIRAFRPQVITTYDENGGYPHPDHIMTHKITMVAFEGAADTGAYPEDEFGPVFQPLKVYYNQGFNRPRIEMLHQALLDRGLESPYGDWLEGWAEFERKERTLTTHVPCADFFEIRDKALIAHATQIDPDGGWFRIPMGVQKEVWPTEEYELAKSLVDTSLPEDDLFAGIRDNA